A genomic stretch from Pochonia chlamydosporia 170 chromosome 4, whole genome shotgun sequence includes:
- a CDS encoding RTA1 like protein family (similar to Metarhizium acridum CQMa 102 XP_007811196.1), whose product MTNRTALADAQIFCRDNPKNPLCDDVPNFYEYRLDLAPNAAFLGIFGASLIAYTVILIVSRRGVAFNIALLLGLICEVLGYLGRILSWHNPWDENGFMIQICCLTIGPAFMAAGCYLCLRRIVSAFGPENSRLPPEYYTRIFIPCDVISLILQAVGGALAATAAHSHNSADLGSNIMIAGLAFQVATMVGFITASSDFAFRTYRRYKAQGSAALSQDPALVRMRSTLRFKLFLGALTLASVLILWRSAFRVAELSGGWTGPIMADQAMFIGFEGILIVVAVYALNIFHPGICAKELFEMGGGGLTGCWCARRKKGEKGQGEKGWSDGESKPVTADSSVYASA is encoded by the exons ATGACGAACCGCACTGCCCTGGCAGACGCCCAGATCTTTTGTAGGGACAACCCCAAGAACCCTCTGTGCGACGACGTCCCCAACTTCTACGAGTACCGTCTCGATCTTGCGCCCAATGCTGCCTTCCTAGGAATATTCGGCGCTTCTCTCATCGCCTACACTGTCATATTGATCGTTTCCCGGCGCGGCGTGGCGTTCAACATAGCACTCCTGCTGGGACTCATCTGCGAAGTATTAGGCTATCTGGGCAGGATACTCAGCTGGCATAACCCGTGGGACGAAAATGGCTTCATGATTCAGATTTGCTGTCTGACCATTGGACCGGCCTTCATGGCCGCAGGGTGTTATTTATGTCTGAGGAGGATCGTGAGTGCCTTTGGTCCGGAGAATTCACGACTTCCCCCCGAGTATTATACCCGAATT TTCATCCCCTGCGACGTCATCTCCCTCATCCTCCAAGCCGTAGGAGGTGCCCTCGCCGCTACCGCCGCTCACAGCCATAACTCCGCTGATCTCGGCTCAAACATCATGATTGCAGGGCTAGCATTCCAAGTCGCCACAATGGTAGGCTTcatcaccgcctcctccgacTTTGCCTTCCGCACATACCGTCGCTACAAGGCGCAAGGTTCTGCCGCGCTGTCCCAGGATCCCGCGCTGGTCCGTATGCGAAGCACCCTCCGGTTCAAGCTCTTCCTCGGGGCGTTGACGCTCGCCTCGGTGCTTATCCTCTGGCGGAGTGCGTTTCGTGTGGCCGAGCTGAGTGGTGGGTGGACGGGGCCCATCATGGCTGACCAGGCTATGTTCATTGGCTTCGAGGGCATTCTCATCGTTGTGGCGGTGTATGCGCTGAATATCTTCCATCCGGGGATTTGTGCCAAGGAATTGTTTgagatgggtggtggtgggttgACGGGGTGTTGGTGcgcgaggaggaagaagggtGAGAAGGGTCAAGGGGAGAAGGGTTGGAGTGATGGGGAGAGTAAGCCTGTTACGGCGGATTCTTCTGTCTATGCGTCTGCGTAG
- a CDS encoding Zinc finger domain-containing protein, CCCH-type (similar to Metarhizium robertsii ARSEF 23 XP_007817033.2): MSQTGYGYPPPDGHNIHQGFAHTAQSTHGPTSHSVIGISHSQLPAQDNTHRPSYGQNIIPGLGLGQSNNAPTRQDSWSSSHVASWPTETQPQQTSQPFMHALPKGNPATQIPGLNAPLEDGEISEDGELEDVYEPMETQQETIGKEQSEYQLNDVRERSGSYSPYLSPQEISQPTDELSDHPKATSNNHDTQPATQYPLTSAKDNTVELNPTSSSPTTMQVSSLATSSRRPSLSQGDLEATKKQAKDAILRLWPLNIRFQNYISEGVDEALLKSLFKDLGLKFGETMPLSSEHGGKEPATSVTINGGKSPSVETRVLPKRRAAPVDPSEEKITEEPLAQSTKTALTQSEKSKLLQQKMEALKKAREALRQQTSVQLSENNDSTKSDSTAGASKVTVHDETSVPGTETLANAIPGLSWSPSKQLTDISGISHQPKTALKDTERKHTRLAPPFDQNTESRPFLIDVSEDEDEEMEIDSPGAPETPPNMLSTPGQRDGLFGDLSALSDSAMLRQVRSPASISTPLRSASRNNGSDLESMNKQIEEMKRKIAEAEARKKAKNSRQGSPAPSHPNDSSLEDSSDANSQPVASIAPSAQFYGRLGHGVKAASGSRFDRRSRSRAASERLPLLEARRREQLLKLKALQSEVARIEQELEEDMLEEERLKEQIMSSNSDREDDESAPVTQHDSGLHQGRGESTSESSRSTNAEGQPIGETIGQDQHVAQVDVAEAVSLPLASTVVNAASEGVESNDSIEGEADLADSKDSKDSKDTSSDKESLSGDMYPTDSHVSSSHVDGSQDIDMEDAGYSADEDAGEDSEGDYEPSGAVSSAVASNNGAQDDGSATMLDAQQFSTSEPVPSDATLVKAADVDKTESSLVGVRPDSGGPKSSFLPYKTPLHYFHAYRFHPSFKQDVAGGLRSVTYSNRIDVKKEVCPDELAGQPCPRGSGCEFQHFETMQAPAPRLEVGTDSPNWTDDQILLQLGAAEHYDGDQRQQYIDGLRQLLTDYRDRQVKDFNTISQGIVEFRAKFLRDKTKILPLGSVSL, encoded by the exons ATGAGCCAGACTGGGTACGGATACCCTCCGCCTGATGgccacaacatccatcaaGGCTTTGCGCATACAGCTCAATCTACACATGGTCCTACCTCGCACTCTGTAATTGGCATTTCACACAGCCAGCTTCCTGCGCAAGACAACACGCATCGCCCTAGCTATGGACAAAATATTATACCTGGCCTCGGTTTAGGGCAGTCCAACAACGCGCCAACGAGGCAGGATTCTTGGTCAAGCAGCCACGTAGCAAGCTGGCCAACGGAAACACAGCCTCAGCAAACGTCGCAGCCATTCATGCATGCCTTGCCGAAAGGTAATCCCGCGACGCAAATACCCGGTCTGAATGCGCCtttggaagatggcgaaaTCAGTGAGGATGGAGAACTCGAGGATGTGTACGAGCCCATGGAGACTCAGCAAGAGACCATTGGTAAAGAACAATCTGAGTATCAACTCAATGATGTTCGCGAACGTTCAGGGTCATATTCGCCATATTTATCCCCTCAGGAAATATCACAACCGACAGATGAGTTGTCCGACCACCCCAAAGCTACTTCCAACAATCACGACACGCAGCCGGCGACACAATACCCCCTAACCAGTGCAAAAGACAATACTGTCGAGCTGAACccgacttcttcctcaccCACCACCATGCAAGTCTCCTCGCTTGCAACTTCTAGCCGACGCCCGTCTTTGAGCCAAGGAGACCTTGAGGCAACTAAGAAGCAGGCCAAGGATGCCATTCTTCGTCTTTGGCCTTTGAATATAAGATTTCAAAACTACATTTCtgagggtgttgatgaagCGCTTTTAAAATCGCTTTTCAAAGACTTGGGACTCAAGTTCGGCGAGACAATGCCGCTCTCGTCGGAACATGGCGGCAAGGAGCCCGCGACCTCGGTTACTATCAATGGCGGTAAAAGCCCGAGCGTCGAGACAAGAGTCCTACCTAAACGGCGTGCTGCTCCCGTCGATCCGTCGGAAGAAAAGATC ACTGAGGAACCTTTGGCTCAGAGCACCAAGACGGCCTTGACGCAGTCAGAAAAGTCCAAGCTGCTTCAGCAAAAGATGGAGGCTCTCAAGAAAGCGAGAGAGGCGCTCAGGCAACAAACCTCGGTTCAACTGAGTGAAAATAATGACTCCACCAAGAGCGACTCGACTGCTGGAGCCTCCAAGGTCACTGTTCACGATGAAACAAGCGTTCCCGGAACTGAGACTTTGGCAAATGCCATTCCAGGGCTATCATGGTCACCAAGTAAGCAGTTGACAGATATATCTGGGATCAGTCATCAACCCAAAACGGCTCTCAAGGATACTGAGCGCAAGCATACCCGGCTAGCTCCGCCGTTTGACCAGAATACAGAGTCTCGGCCGTTTTTAATCGATGTTagtgaagacgaagacgaggagatgGAAATTGATTCACCCGGGGCGCCAGAGACACCTCCGAATATGCTCAGCACTCCAGGTCAACGGGACGGTTTGTTTGGGGACTTGTCTGCTTTATCCGATTCAGCCATGCTGCGGCAAGTCAGAAGTCCTGCATCCATATCAACTCCACTGAGAAGCGCGAGTCGAAATAATGGGAGTGACTTGGAGAGCATGAACAAGCAAATagaggagatgaagagaaagattGCCGAGGCTGAGGCCCGTAAGAAAGCTAAGAATTCACGGCAAGGCTCTCCGGCACCATCTCATCCAAACGACAGTTCTCTTGAAGACAGTTCCGATGCCAACAGTCAACCGGTTGCATCAATTGCGCCTTCTGCACAATTTTACGGCAGGTTGGGCCATGGAGTTAAGGCAGCATCAGGATCAAGATTTGATCGGCGTTCGCGCTCCCGTGCCGCCAGCGAGCGGTTGCCTTTACTTGAAGCCCGGCGCAGAGAACAGCTCCTCAAGCTAAAAGCTCTTCAGTCCGAAGTCGCCAGGATCGAACAGGAGTTGGAAGAGGATATgcttgaggaagagaggcTAAAAGAACAGATTATGAGCTCTAACTCGGACAGAGAAGACGACGAGTCAGCTCCTGTTACCCAGCACGACTCAG GCCTCCACCAAGGCAGGGGAGAATCTACATCAGAGTCATCTCGTTCGACAAATGCGGAGGGGCAACCAATAGGCGAGACAATTGGCCAAGATCAGCACGTAGCCCAAGTCGACGTTGCCGAAGCTGTTTCTCTACCACTTGCTTCGACAGTCGTAAATGCGGCCAGCGAGGGTGTGGAGTCTAATGACAGCATTGAAGGCGAAGCAGACTTGGCGGACTCCAAGGACTCCAAGGACTCCAAGGACACGAGTTCTGATAAGGAGTCACTTAGCGGTGATATGTATCCGACCGACTCCCATGTCTCCTCCTCGCATGTTGACGGATCTCAAGATATCGATATGGAAGACGCAGGCTACTCAGCAGATGAGGATGCAGGAGAGGACTCTGAAGGCGACTACGAGCCGTCGGGCGCTGTATCATCAGCTGTGGCTAGCAACAATGGGGCACAGGATGACGGCAGTGCCACGATGCTGGATGCTCAGCAATTCTCAACATCTGAACCTGTCCCATCGGATGCAACTTTAGTCAAGGCAGCAGACGTTGACAAGACAGAGTCCAGCCTGGTGGGTGTAAGGCCTGATTCAGGCGGTCCCAAGTCCAGTTTTTTGCCGTACAAAACACCGCTGCACTACTTCCACGCCTATCGGTTTCATCCATCGTTCAAGCAAGACGTGGCCGGTGGGCTTCGGTCGGTAACATACAGTAACAGAATTGATGTTAAGAAGGAAGTATGCCCTGACGAGTTGGCTGGACAGCCATGTCCGAGAGGAAGCGGATGTGAATTTCAGCACTTTGAAACCATGCAAGCTCCCG CGCCACGGCTCGAGGTGGGCACTGACAGCCCAAACTGGACAGATGATCAGATCCTGCTTCAGCTCGGAGCCGCTGAGCATTACGACGGGGACCAGCGGCAACAGTACATAGATGGTCTACGACAGCTCCTGACCGACTACCGAGACCGTCAAGTCAAAGACTTCAACACGATTAGCCAGGGCATCGTCGAATTCCGAGCCAAGTTTCTTagagacaagaccaagattcTACCCCTGGGGAGTGTCAGTCTCTAG
- a CDS encoding Ser/Thr protein phosphatase family (similar to Metarhizium acridum CQMa 102 XP_007811192.1), producing the protein MARAISRCQWFGIVAIVCLNIVLWILFLTEVPALVTASKEAKHGRLGCANGQCPFTSYGKHRPKLGHLTLTASMPEQYIPTVHNNRRLLVIGDIHGMNTELGNLLNLAEYNPSNDHVITLGDMVNKGPDSRGVLSRLMSMNASAVRGNHEDRLLIALKEYRGRAASTHKDEVVGFRKRDKKILKAAKTLLPEQVTWLSNLPVILKAAPLNLYFVHGGLVPGVKLEKQDPWAVMNMRTLIYPQDELKRRTETSNAELDDDDVEEAQKVIPVPIDDHSGERWTKAWNRYQKSHVKEGHRRTVMYGHDAKMGFTETRYTVGLDSGCAAGGDLTALIVKAKGRKGFTYDKIQVPCKVARKRKGT; encoded by the coding sequence atggCTCGTGCTATTTCCAGATGCCAATGGTTCGGCATCGTGGCCATCGTCTGCCTCAACATAGTCCTTTGGATACTGTTCCTCACCGAGGTCCCAGCTCTAGTCACAGCCTCGAAAGAAGCCAAACATGGAAGACTCGGATGTGCCAATGGCCAATGCCCATTCACTTCTTACGGGAAACATCGCCCAAAGCTAGGCCACCTCACCCTCACAGCCAGCATGCCAGAACAATACATACCCACCGTCCATAAcaaccgccgcctcctcgtcatcggcGATATCCACGGCATGAACACCGAGCTAGGAAACCTTCTCAATCTTGCGGAATACAACCCTTCAAACGACCATGTCATCACCCTAGGAGACATGGTCAACAAAGGCCCCGACTCGCGAGGTGTTCTTTCTCGTCTCATGTCCATGAATGCGAGTGCCGTGCGAGGCAACCACGAAGACCGCCTATTGATAGCCCTCAAGGAATATCGCGGCCGAGCAGCATCCACCCACAAAGACGAGGTAGTCGGCTTCCGGAAACGGGACAAAAAGATTCTCAAAGCCGCCAAGACGCTTCTCCCGGAACAAGTGACATGGCTCTCCAACCTGCCCGTCATTTTGAAAGCTGCGCCATTGAACCTGTACTTCGTTCACGGAGGCCTCGTACCAGGCGTCAAGTTGGAAAAGCAGGATCCATGGGCAGTCATGAATATGCGTACATTGATATACCCCCAGGATGAACTCAAACGACGCACTGAGACTTCAAATGCAGAGTtagacgatgacgacgtcGAGGAGGCGCAAAAAGTCATACCCGTCCCTATAGACGACCATTCCGGCGAACGATGGACCAAAGCATGGAACAGATACCAGAAGAGTCATGTTAAGGAGGGCCACCGGCGGACCGTCATGTACGGCCACGACGCAAAGATGGGGTTCACAGAGACCAGGTACACTGTTGGCCTGGACTCGGGCTGCGCCGCGGGCGGCGATTTGACAGCATTGATTGTGAAGGCGAAAGGGAGGAAGGGGTTCACCTATGACAAGATTCAGGTTCCGTGCAAAGTGGCCCGGAAACGAAAGGGGACGTAG
- a CDS encoding triglyceride lipase-cholesterol esterase (similar to Coccidioides immitis RS XP_001242824.1), producing MPVPFLGRLHPYEYLALVGSFVFVGLEAVIRILTLALPSFVVSFFYLISRRLFNRFTTEEHKKAESRKKTISTSVRDASDFVELCRLWGYEAEEHIVQTKDGYLLGIHRLQWRRGEEGQKVNCGPGSVKKRVVYLHHGLLMNSEVWVCLTDERRCLPFELVERGFDVWFGNNRGNKYSKKSIHASPTTVQFWDFSMDEFAFHDIPDTISYILETTEQKSLSYIGFSQGTAQAFATLAIHPLLNHKVNVFIALAPAMAPAGLSNGIVDSLVKASPSVLYLMFGRRSILSSATMWETLLYPPLFCHLIDRGLGFLFNWKTKNISASQKLAAYPHLYSFTSTKSVVHWFQVIRNKCFQMYDDDVHQPMNVATSRKYSKVAKYPTRNIRTPVVLVYGGSDSLVDIKIMLRELPPQTVATEIPHYEHLDFLWARDVDSQVFQHVFDALDSFTDAEHTVEEYDRYYMVRNESLMGSAYSFLHRGSESEASTTAAGSEGPSTQPPQHVAREDTEVTENTSKNRLIGRVDGINDTTEKLKGVGVRRGGAKGLNEKPDVGPLDRTG from the exons ATGCCCGTACCGTTTCTTGGACGGCTACATCC ATACGAGTATCTTGCCCTCGTTGGATCGTTCGTTTTTGTAGGCCTTGAAGCGGTTATTCGGATTCTTACTCTGGCTCTAC CCTCGTTTGTTGTCTCATTTTTCTACCTCATTTCGCGGCGACTATTTAACAGATTTACGACTGAAGAGCACAAAAAGGCGGAGAGCAGAAAAAAGA CAATATCCACTTCCGTCCGCGATGCGTCCGATTTTGTCGAGCTCTGCCGTCTGTGGGGATACGAGGCCGAGGAGCATATAGTCCAGACGAAAGATGGCTATCTGCTGGGCATCCACAGATTACAATGGCGTCGGGGAGAGGAGGGACAAAAGGTCAATTGCGGGCCTGGGAGTGTAAAGAAGCGGGTTGTCTACTTGCACCACGGGCTGCTCATGAATTCGGAAGTTTGGGTGTGCTTGACGGACGAACGGAGATGCTTGCCGTTTGAGCTGGTTGAGCGCGGATTTGATGTTTGG TTTGGAAACAATCGTGGAAACAAGTACTCGAAAAAGTCAATTCACGCGTCGCCCACCACGGTTCAGTTTTGGGACTTTTCGATGGATGAATTTGCATTCCATGACATCCCCGATACAATTTCCTACATCTTGGAAACCACAGAACAAAAGAGCCTCTCGTATATTGGCTTTTCGCAAGGCACTGCTCAGGCATTTGCAACCTTGGCTATTCACCCGCTGCTTAATCACAAGGTCAACGTGTTTATTGCGCTagcaccagccatggcaccCGCTGGTTTGTCCAATGGCATAGTAGATTCGCTAGTCAAAGCTTCGCCATCGGTACTTTACCTCATGTTTGGCAGACGGTCCATCCTGAGCTCTGCCACCATGTGGGAGACGCTACTGTATCCGCCTCTTTTCTGCCATCTCATCGACAGAGGATTGGGATTCTTATTCAACTGGAAGACGAAGAACATCTCAGCCAGTCAGAAGCTAGCAGCCTACCCGCATCTCTACTCCTTCACCAGCACGAAGAGCGTAGTCCACTGGTTTCAGGTTATCCGCAACAAATGCTTCCAGATGTACGACGATGATGTTCATCAGCCAATGAATGTTGCTACGTCGAGAAAGTACTCCAAGGTGGCCAAGTATCCGACTCGAAATATTCGTACACCTGTCGTCTTGGTCTATGGTGGCAGCGATTCTCTCGTGGACATCAAGATCATGCTACGAGAGCTTCCTCCGCAGACGGTGGCGACCGAAATTCCACATTACGAGCATCTCGACTTCTTGTGGGCTAGAGATGTCGATTCTCAAGTCTTTCAGCATGTATTCGATGCTCTGGACAGTTTTACGGATGCAGAGCACACTGTGGAGGAATATGATCGGTACTACATGGTAAGGAATGAAAGTTTGATGGGGTCTGCATACTCTTTTTTGCATCGAGGAAGCGAGAGCGAAGCATCGACTACTGCTGCTGGCAGCGAGGGACCATCCACGCAACCGCCGCAGCATGTCGCGCGAGAAGACACAGAAGTGACTGAAAATACATCCAAGAACCGGCTCATTGGTCGCGTTGATGGTATAAATGACACGACGGAGAAGCTAAAGGGCGTGGGAGTCCGAAGAGGCGGCGCCAAAGGCCTAAACGAGAAGCCGGATGTTGGCCCGCTGGACAGAACAGGTTGA
- a CDS encoding cytochrome c oxidase assembly protein (similar to Metarhizium acridum CQMa 102 XP_007811193.1), with amino-acid sequence MPSSCQELRDALAQCLQESECVMIQRNKASDCLREPLASTLPTKCQQLKKGYGDCKRGMVDMRKRFRGNMPVTYKTMEGAETGKGYQLYAGKPAFAGGVKETSGNEPIPQDWRDVENEKYRAEQAQLLQQQQNK; translated from the exons ATGCCAAGTTCATGTCAAGAGCTGC GCGACGCGCTCGCACAATGCCTCCAAGAGTCAGAATGCGTCATGATCCAACGCAACAAAGCATCTGACTGCCTCCGCGAACCGCTCGCCAGCACACTCCCCACGAAATGCCAACAACTGAAAAAGGGCTACGGCGACTGCAAGCGCGGCATGGTCGACATGCGCAAGCGATTCCGCGGAAACATGCCCGTCACGTACAAGACCATGGAGGGCGCGGAGACAGGCAAGGGGTACCAGTTGTATGCTGGTAAGCCGGCGTTTGCGGGCGGCGTCAAGGAGACGAGTGGGAATGAGCCTATTCCGCAGGATTGGAGggatgttgagaatgagaagTATCGGGCGGAGCAGGcgcagcttcttcagcagcagcaaaacaAGTGA
- a CDS encoding transaldolase (similar to Metarhizium acridum CQMa 102 XP_007811191.1), with protein MSNSLDQLKAAGTTVVSDSGDFESIAKYQPQDATTNPSLILAAANKYPKLMETAIAYGKEKGGDIDSQVDHALDRLLVEFGKAILNTLEKKDGRVSTEVDAAFSYDTKATIGKAHHIIDLYKEQGVDPKRILIKIASTWEGIQAAKVLQSEGINCNLTLMFSLPQAIACAEAGAFLISPFVGRILDWYKAHEKKEYTKEEDPGVASVKQIFEYYKTSGHPTIVMGASFRNIGEITELAGCDYLTISPNLLEELINSTEAVPKKLDASKFASAEAKANYKNKYIKDGKTLSEDNEAQFRADFEKVQMAVDKLKEGIDKFAADAVKLKGIIKEKIEKPSA; from the exons atgtccaactcGCTCGATCAGCTCAAGGCCGCTGGCACC ACTGTGGTGTCTGACTCTG GCGACTTTGAAT CTATTGCCAAGTACCAGCCTCAggatgccaccaccaaccctTCCCTCAtcttggccgccgccaacaagtACCCCAAGTTGATGGAAACCGCCATTGCCTACGGCAAGGAGAAGGGTGGCGACATCGACTCCCAGGTCGACCATGCCCTCGACCGCCTCCTCGTCGAGTTTGGCAAGGCCATCCTCAACAcacttgagaagaaggacggcAGGGTCTCTACCGAGGTCGACGCCGCTTTCTCCTACGATACCAAGGCCACAATTGGCAAGGCTCACCACATTATTGAC CTCTACAAGGAGCAGGGTGTCGACCCCAAGAGGATCCTCATCAAGATCGCCTCCACCTGGGAGGGCATCCAGGCCGCCAAGGTCCTCCAGTCCGAAGGAATCAACTGCAACCTGACTCTCATGTTCTCTTTGCCCCAGGCTATTGCCTGCGCCGAGGCCGGGGCCTTCCTGATCTCTCCCTTCGTCGGCCGCATCCTCGACTGGTACAAGGCTcacgagaagaaggagtaCACCAAGGAGGAAGATCCTGGTGTCGCCTCGGTCAAGCAAATCTTTGAGTACTACAAGACCTCTGGCCACCCTACCATTGTCATGGGCGCTTCGTTCCGTAACATTGGTGAGATTACCGAACTTGCTGGCTGCGACTACCTGACCATTTCT CCCAACCTGCTCGAGgagctcatcaactccaCCGAAGCTGTCCCCAAGAAGCTCGACGCCTCAAAGTTCGCCTCCGCggaagccaaggccaactaCAAGAACAAGTACatcaaggacggcaagacTCTCAGCGAAGACAACGAGGCTCAATTCCGAGCCGACTTTGAGAAGGTCCAGATGGCCGTCGATAAGCTAAAGGAGGGTATTGACAAGTTTGCCGCGGATGCCGTCAAGCTTAAGGGTATCATTAAGGAGAAGATTGAGAAGCCTAGTGCTTAA